A genome region from Eurosta solidaginis isolate ZX-2024a chromosome 2, ASM4086904v1, whole genome shotgun sequence includes the following:
- the LOC137241974 gene encoding eggshell protein-like, whose protein sequence is MKFFTILFLLALAALVADAQPGDAKQCDKGGQSGGGRVKSDGKSDYGQSGGGGVKSGGKWGGGKSGGGKSGGGKSGGRGSGVDIPYIFFNNCIN, encoded by the exons ATGAAATTCTTCACTATACTTTTCTTATTAGCTTTGGCAGCACTCGTGGCTGATG CCCAACCTGGGGATGCGAAACAGTGTGATAAAGGTGGCCAATCGGGTGGTGGCAGAGTTAAAAGTGATGGCAAGTCGGATTATGGCCAGTCAGGTGGTGGCGGAGTTAAAAGTGGTGGCAAGTGGGGTGGTGGCAAGTCGGGTGGTGGCAAGTCGGGTGGCGGCAAGTCGGGTGGTCGCGGATCTGGTGTTGATATaccttatatattttttaataattgcaTAAATTAA
- the LOC137241973 gene encoding uncharacterized protein → MKLFTILFLLALAALVADAKPGNGNCFGCGGNGQSGVGGSGRGGGGPGGGGQSGGRGSGGGGQSGGRGSGGGGQSVGRGSGRGSQWGGRESGHSGITFGTVGRMLSP, encoded by the exons ATGAAATTATTCACTATACTTTTCTTATTAGCTTTGGCAGCACTCGTTGCTgatg cCAAACCAGGGAATGGTAATTGTTTCGGGTGTGGTGGAAATGGCcagtcgggtgttggcggatctgGACGTGGTGGTGGCGGACCTGGAGGTGGTGGCCAGTCGGGTGGTCGTGGATCTGGAGGTGGTGGCCAGTCGGGTGGTCGTGGATCTGGAGGTGGTGGCCAGTCAGTTGGTCGCGGATCTGGACGTGGTAGCCAGTGGGGTGGTCGCGAATCTGGACATAGTGGTATTACTTTTGGAACTGTGGGTCGTATGCTTAGTCCTTGA